The following coding sequences lie in one Bacteroidota bacterium genomic window:
- a CDS encoding glucosaminidase domain-containing protein yields the protein MLKRLSIFILFLLLTTAIYAQPAEHKMTSAQYIENFKDEAIKEMLMNNIPASITLAQGMLESGNGNSDLAVYANNHFGIKCHKGWDGPTFTKDDDAKDECFRKYPSVLDSYNDHSNFLKSRSRYAALFELKRTDYKGWAKGLKEAGYATDPKYTQRLLEIIETYKLYQYDKVDELPNITVAADKPHHPETMEAREILRFRFIKYIIVKPGDSFYKIAVDTDKDLWQLYKFNDLEPDAKLIAGQKLYLQPKRNKAKEPFHTVKKGETMKSISQLHGIKLKKLYKKNNMKPGEEPKVGDQLYMRAQKPSSENK from the coding sequence ATGCTAAAACGCCTATCCATATTCATTTTATTCCTACTTCTTACCACGGCAATTTATGCACAGCCCGCTGAACATAAAATGACTTCCGCTCAATACATTGAAAATTTCAAGGACGAAGCCATCAAAGAAATGTTGATGAATAACATTCCTGCCAGCATCACACTTGCTCAAGGAATGTTGGAAAGTGGCAATGGAAACAGTGACTTGGCGGTATATGCCAACAATCATTTTGGAATTAAATGTCATAAAGGATGGGACGGACCAACGTTTACAAAAGATGATGATGCGAAAGACGAATGTTTTAGAAAATATCCATCCGTATTAGATTCGTATAACGACCATTCCAACTTTTTAAAATCACGTAGTCGTTATGCCGCCTTGTTCGAATTAAAAAGAACCGATTACAAAGGCTGGGCAAAAGGATTGAAAGAAGCCGGCTATGCAACCGACCCAAAATACACACAACGCTTATTGGAAATCATAGAAACCTATAAACTTTACCAATATGACAAAGTAGACGAATTACCCAACATTACGGTAGCGGCCGACAAACCACATCATCCGGAAACGATGGAAGCGAGGGAAATTTTGCGTTTCCGATTTATTAAATACATCATCGTTAAACCGGGAGATTCATTTTATAAAATTGCAGTAGATACTGATAAAGATCTTTGGCAACTTTATAAATTCAATGATTTGGAACCGGATGCAAAACTTATTGCAGGACAAAAATTATATCTTCAACCGAAACGCAACAAAGCCAAAGAACCTTTTCATACAGTAAAAAAAGGCGAAACCATGAAATCCATTTCTCAGTTGCATGGAATCAAATTAAAAAAACTGTATAAGAAAAACAACATGAAGCCGGGTGAAGAGCCCAAAGTAGGCGACCAGCTATACATGCGTGCTCAAAAGCCTTCCTCTGAAAATAAATAA
- a CDS encoding urocanate hydratase — MSTNFKKQIVQGIPSELPEVKVYDSAINHAPKRKDILNKEEKKLALRNALRYFDKKHHPVLAKEFAQELKECGRIYMYRFRPDYKIHARHINDYPHQSKQAAAIMLMLQNNLDYAVAQHPHELITYGGNGAVFQNWGQYLLTMKYLAEMTDEQTLVMYSGHPMGLFPSHKDAPRVVITNGMMIPNYSKPDDWEKFNALGVTQYGQMTAGSYMYIGPQGIVHGTTITVMNAARKISKSEEDRKGKLFVTCGLGGMSGAQPKAGKISGLVSVVAEINPKAVKTRHTQGWVDEVYEDLALLIARVKKAQASKEAVSLAYQGNVVDLWEYLVKENIKVDIGTDQTSLHNPWAGGYYPAGFSLEQSNEMMAKNPEQFKKEVQKTLIRHANAVNTLAKNGMYFFDYGNAFLLEASRAGAAIVNADGTFIYKSYVQDILGPMCFDYGFGPFRWVCTSCDPKDLATTDKLALSVLEEMYTTSPAEIKQQISDNIVWIKDAMQNNLVVGSQARILYADSEARVKIAEAFNKAIKSGELSAPVVLGRDHHDVSGTDSPYRETSNIYDGSSFTADMAVQNFVGDGFRGATWISLHNGGGVGWGEVINGGFGMVLDGTADSDRRLKSMLFWDVNNGIARRSWARNEEAVFAIKREMERTPELKVTLPNMVDDGLLDNLF, encoded by the coding sequence ATGAGTACAAATTTTAAGAAACAAATAGTACAAGGAATACCTTCTGAACTTCCAGAAGTTAAAGTTTACGATTCGGCAATCAATCATGCTCCGAAACGAAAAGATATTCTTAATAAAGAAGAAAAAAAATTAGCGCTCCGAAATGCACTTCGCTACTTTGATAAAAAACATCATCCTGTTTTAGCAAAAGAATTTGCTCAGGAGCTAAAAGAATGCGGACGTATCTATATGTATCGTTTTCGTCCGGATTATAAAATTCATGCACGCCACATCAACGATTATCCGCATCAGTCAAAACAAGCAGCCGCAATTATGTTGATGTTGCAGAATAATTTAGATTATGCGGTTGCACAACATCCACACGAATTAATCACCTACGGTGGTAATGGAGCGGTGTTTCAAAATTGGGGGCAATATCTGTTGACCATGAAATATTTGGCGGAGATGACAGATGAGCAAACATTGGTCATGTATTCTGGCCACCCTATGGGTTTGTTCCCTTCACACAAAGACGCGCCTCGGGTAGTCATTACAAACGGAATGATGATTCCGAATTATAGTAAACCGGATGACTGGGAAAAGTTTAATGCATTAGGTGTAACCCAATATGGTCAAATGACTGCGGGTTCATACATGTATATCGGGCCACAAGGGATTGTTCACGGAACCACCATTACCGTGATGAATGCAGCAAGAAAAATTTCTAAATCAGAAGAAGATAGAAAAGGGAAATTATTTGTTACATGCGGTTTAGGAGGAATGAGTGGTGCTCAACCCAAAGCAGGAAAAATTTCAGGATTGGTTTCTGTTGTTGCAGAAATAAATCCGAAAGCTGTAAAAACAAGACATACGCAAGGCTGGGTAGATGAAGTATATGAAGATTTAGCATTGTTAATTGCTCGTGTAAAAAAAGCACAAGCTTCAAAGGAAGCTGTTTCATTAGCGTATCAAGGAAATGTTGTTGATTTGTGGGAATACTTGGTGAAAGAAAATATCAAAGTGGATATTGGAACCGACCAAACTTCCTTGCACAATCCATGGGCAGGAGGATATTATCCCGCAGGATTTTCATTGGAACAGTCTAACGAAATGATGGCCAAAAATCCGGAGCAATTTAAAAAAGAAGTTCAGAAAACATTGATACGTCATGCGAATGCAGTGAATACATTAGCCAAAAACGGTATGTACTTTTTTGATTACGGAAATGCATTTTTATTGGAGGCATCTCGTGCAGGCGCAGCCATCGTGAATGCGGATGGAACATTTATTTATAAATCCTATGTGCAGGATATTCTCGGACCAATGTGTTTTGATTATGGCTTCGGGCCTTTCCGCTGGGTATGTACCTCCTGCGATCCCAAAGATTTAGCAACAACTGATAAACTTGCTTTGAGCGTATTGGAAGAAATGTATACAACTTCTCCAGCTGAAATCAAGCAGCAAATCAGTGATAATATTGTGTGGATTAAAGATGCGATGCAGAATAATTTAGTGGTAGGTTCGCAAGCACGCATTTTATATGCCGATTCGGAAGCTCGCGTAAAAATTGCGGAAGCATTTAACAAGGCGATTAAATCCGGTGAGCTTTCTGCACCTGTTGTTTTGGGCAGAGATCACCACGATGTTTCCGGAACAGATTCACCCTATCGCGAAACATCTAACATATATGATGGATCTAGTTTTACTGCGGATATGGCAGTTCAAAATTTTGTAGGTGACGGATTTAGAGGTGCAACTTGGATATCACTTCACAATGGTGGTGGTGTTGGTTGGGGTGAAGTAATTAATGGTGGATTTGGGATGGTGTTGGATGGAACAGCGGACAGCGACAGAAGGCTAAAATCCATGTTGTTTTGGGACGTAAACAATGGAATCGCCCGCAGAAGCTGGGCTAGAAACGAAGAAGCAGTATTTGCCATCAAACGTGAAATGGAACGCACTCCGGAACTAAAAGTGACTCTGCCAAATATGGTAGACGATGGTTTACTGGACAATTTGTTTTAA
- the eno gene encoding phosphopyruvate hydratase has product MGFIASVQARQILDSRGNPTIEVDVITDQGIMGRAAVPSGASTGVHEAVELRDGDKGYYLGKGVLKAVNNVNTVIREELNGMYIFDQNAIDKKMIALDGTDNKGSLGANAILGVSLACAKAAAEEARQPLYRYIGGVNANLLPIPMMNIINGGSHADNSIDFQEFMIMPVGATSFTDAIRMGTEVFHHLKKVLKDKGYSTNVGDEGGFAPNLKSNEEAIECVLKAIENGGYKPGEDIYISMDAAASEFYIEKENVYHFKKSNGNKLTPAEMVDYWADWTKKYPILSIEDGLAEDDWKGWKLLSDKIGSKTQLVGDDLFVTNVKRLQKGIDEKIANSILVKVNQIGSLSETIDAVQLAQNNSYTSVMSHRSGETEDTTIADLAVALNCGQIKTGSASRTDRIAKYNQLLRIEEQLGEAARYLGKDFKYVKNR; this is encoded by the coding sequence ATGGGTTTTATAGCAAGCGTACAAGCTCGTCAAATATTGGATTCACGTGGTAATCCAACAATAGAAGTAGATGTAATTACGGACCAAGGAATCATGGGTCGTGCAGCCGTTCCTTCCGGAGCCTCAACTGGAGTGCACGAAGCTGTTGAATTGCGTGATGGCGACAAAGGATATTATTTAGGAAAAGGCGTATTGAAGGCCGTTAACAATGTAAATACCGTTATCCGAGAGGAATTAAACGGCATGTATATTTTCGACCAAAATGCTATCGACAAAAAAATGATTGCCTTGGATGGCACTGATAACAAAGGAAGTTTGGGTGCGAATGCGATTTTAGGTGTTTCCTTGGCATGCGCGAAAGCTGCTGCTGAAGAAGCTCGTCAGCCTTTATACAGATACATTGGCGGGGTAAATGCCAATTTATTGCCCATCCCAATGATGAACATCATCAATGGCGGTTCACATGCTGATAACAGCATCGACTTTCAAGAATTTATGATTATGCCGGTTGGTGCCACCAGCTTTACAGACGCCATCCGCATGGGAACAGAAGTGTTTCACCACCTAAAAAAGGTGCTAAAAGACAAAGGATATTCTACCAATGTGGGTGACGAAGGCGGTTTTGCTCCGAATTTAAAATCCAACGAAGAAGCTATTGAATGTGTTTTAAAAGCAATTGAAAATGGCGGATATAAACCGGGGGAAGATATTTACATTTCAATGGATGCTGCTGCATCTGAATTTTACATTGAAAAAGAAAATGTATACCACTTCAAAAAATCCAACGGAAACAAGCTCACTCCGGCAGAAATGGTTGATTATTGGGCAGATTGGACAAAAAAATACCCTATTTTATCGATTGAAGATGGATTGGCGGAAGACGATTGGAAAGGCTGGAAACTGTTAAGTGATAAAATTGGAAGTAAAACCCAACTGGTAGGTGATGATTTGTTTGTGACCAATGTAAAGCGTTTACAAAAGGGAATTGACGAAAAAATTGCTAATTCCATTCTAGTAAAGGTAAACCAAATTGGTTCTTTATCAGAAACCATTGATGCGGTTCAATTGGCTCAAAACAACTCTTATACTTCAGTAATGAGCCACCGTTCGGGGGAAACAGAAGATACAACCATTGCAGATTTGGCGGTTGCATTAAATTGTGGCCAAATCAAGACTGGTTCGGCTTCCCGTACCGATAGAATCGCAAAATACAACCAATTGTTGCGTATTGAAGAGCAGTTGGGAGAAGCAGCACGGTATTTAGGGAAAGACTTTAAATATGTAAAGAATAGATAG
- a CDS encoding cytochrome-c peroxidase, whose product MGSKSRILFFLTIGLCLLIACSKDPIIPFDLGEKELKPVLPEAPFVYGTDTFPSYFNSPPLSFINSIQNPITNDGATLGRVLFYDKKLSVNNTISCGSCHLQSKAFSDPAQFSSGFEGAITNRNSMAIVNTRYSFRFFWDQRATYLEEQVLMPIENHIEMGMNLLDLPSKLEAVAYYPDLFEKAFGNREVTIEKISIALSQFVHSLTSYRSKFDMGMQNGFVDYSAMEMDGKALYFSGTINCNHCHTTYNFFDSQALNNGLDSIYADNGRGLITGDSADMGQFKVPTLRNIEMSAPYMHDGRFATLEEVVEHYNSGIQRHPNLDDRLTTNGTTGGPPKQYFLTPYEKASLVAFLKTLTDQTFLTDVRFSDPFK is encoded by the coding sequence ATGGGTTCTAAGTCTAGGATTTTATTCTTTCTAACGATTGGTTTATGCTTATTAATAGCATGTTCCAAGGATCCGATTATCCCATTCGACCTAGGAGAAAAGGAATTAAAACCCGTATTGCCGGAAGCGCCTTTCGTTTATGGAACCGATACCTTCCCATCTTATTTTAACTCGCCTCCACTATCGTTTATCAATTCCATCCAAAACCCAATCACGAATGATGGTGCAACTCTTGGAAGAGTGTTGTTTTATGATAAAAAGCTATCTGTCAACAATACCATTTCTTGTGGCTCATGCCATTTGCAATCAAAAGCCTTTTCAGATCCAGCACAGTTCAGCAGTGGGTTTGAGGGAGCTATCACCAACAGAAACTCAATGGCCATTGTTAATACGCGTTATTCGTTTCGTTTTTTCTGGGATCAGCGAGCTACCTATTTGGAAGAGCAAGTCTTAATGCCCATTGAAAACCATATCGAAATGGGTATGAACCTGCTTGATTTACCCTCAAAGTTAGAAGCCGTTGCGTATTATCCCGATTTATTTGAAAAAGCGTTTGGTAATAGAGAGGTGACCATCGAAAAAATAAGCATTGCACTTTCCCAATTTGTGCATTCACTCACCAGCTACCGTTCGAAATTTGACATGGGCATGCAAAATGGGTTTGTAGATTATAGTGCGATGGAAATGGATGGCAAAGCGCTTTATTTTAGCGGAACAATAAACTGTAATCATTGTCATACGACCTACAATTTTTTTGATTCACAAGCCTTGAACAATGGTTTAGATTCAATTTATGCGGATAATGGCAGAGGTTTAATTACAGGTGACAGTGCCGATATGGGGCAATTCAAAGTCCCAACATTGCGCAACATTGAAATGTCGGCTCCCTATATGCACGATGGTAGATTTGCAACACTGGAAGAAGTGGTTGAACATTACAACAGTGGTATACAACGCCATCCTAACTTGGACGATCGGCTTACGACTAACGGAACAACAGGCGGCCCACCGAAACAATACTTTTTAACTCCTTATGAGAAAGCATCGTTGGTGGCATTTTTAAAAACATTAACCGATCAAACATTCTTAACCGATGTTCGTTTTTCCGATCCATTCAAATGA
- a CDS encoding 1-aminocyclopropane-1-carboxylate deaminase/D-cysteine desulfhydrase: MIRHQLPLQKITSDIITSKGVELYVYRTDLNHKNISGNKLYKLKYNLEEAKKQNPSPLQTGKKTLLTFGGAFSNHIAATAAAGKEYGFNTIGIIRGDELEVLNPTLTFAKACGMQLHFVSRSLYQNKATLNTYVQEQFGVQNYYSIPEGGSNALGIIGCKEITKDIPIDFDIVCCPCGTGATITGIILSLKEHQQAIGFQVLKGEYYIKNEVTKWLKEFDSPASNWEINEEFHFGGYAKLKPELLHFIQQFEKENAIPLDYIYTGKMMYGIFENIKQGKFKRGSKIIAIHTGGLQGNRGFEN; this comes from the coding sequence ATGATTCGCCACCAACTTCCTTTACAAAAAATCACATCCGACATTATTACAAGTAAAGGAGTTGAACTGTATGTTTATCGAACAGACTTAAACCACAAAAACATAAGCGGGAACAAATTGTATAAACTTAAATACAATTTAGAGGAAGCGAAAAAACAAAACCCGTCTCCTTTACAGACAGGTAAAAAAACACTGCTCACTTTCGGAGGGGCATTCTCCAATCACATCGCTGCTACTGCTGCAGCGGGTAAAGAATATGGCTTTAATACCATCGGAATCATTCGTGGAGACGAGTTGGAGGTATTAAATCCTACACTCACATTTGCGAAAGCATGTGGAATGCAATTGCATTTTGTTTCACGAAGCCTCTATCAAAACAAAGCAACATTAAACACCTATGTTCAAGAACAGTTTGGAGTTCAAAATTATTATTCGATTCCGGAAGGCGGCTCCAATGCACTTGGAATAATTGGGTGCAAAGAAATCACAAAAGACATCCCGATTGATTTCGATATCGTTTGCTGCCCCTGCGGAACAGGAGCGACAATAACAGGAATTATACTTTCGTTAAAAGAACATCAGCAAGCAATCGGTTTTCAAGTTTTGAAGGGAGAATACTATATTAAAAATGAAGTAACTAAATGGCTGAAAGAGTTTGATTCACCAGCCAGCAATTGGGAAATAAACGAAGAATTTCATTTCGGAGGCTATGCGAAATTAAAACCCGAGCTGCTTCATTTTATTCAGCAATTTGAAAAAGAAAACGCAATTCCACTCGACTATATCTACACAGGGAAAATGATGTATGGAATTTTTGAAAACATCAAACAAGGAAAATTCAAAAGAGGGAGTAAAATTATTGCAATACATACCGGTGGGCTTCAAGGCAATAGAGGGTTTGAGAATTAA